The following are encoded in a window of Lichenicola cladoniae genomic DNA:
- the glmM gene encoding phosphoglucosamine mutase — MSGPRKLFGTDGIRGTANTDPMTVEVAQRLGQAAGLRFMRGTHRHRVVLGKDTRLSGYMIECALVSGFLAAGIDVTLVGPLPTPAIALLTRSLRADLGVMISASHNPFEDNGIKLFGPDGFKLSDDVEAEIEALMASDMSSRLAKPDMIGRASRLTDAAGRYVESAKASFPRGRRLDGLRIVLDCANGAAYRVAPTALWELGAEVIRIGCTPDGLNINHQCGSTSPRALSTAVLEHRADLGIALDGDADRLLLCDERGQLIDGDQILALIARSWAASGRLEGGGVVATVMSNMGLERLLVGDGLKLERTAVGDRYVVERMRELGMNVGGEQSGHMVLSDFATTGDGLIGALQVLAVLVERGRPASEALRMFTPFPQLLRNERFVGPSPLLNPAVQEARRWAEDELGTTGRLLLRESGTEPVVRVMAEAEDEALVARVVAGVCDAIRRVSVAA; from the coding sequence ATGAGTGGTCCCAGGAAGCTGTTCGGAACCGATGGTATTCGGGGCACCGCCAATACCGACCCGATGACCGTCGAGGTGGCCCAGCGTCTCGGACAGGCCGCCGGCCTGCGCTTCATGCGCGGGACGCACCGGCACCGGGTGGTGCTGGGCAAGGACACGCGGCTGTCCGGCTACATGATCGAGTGCGCGCTGGTTTCGGGCTTCCTGGCGGCCGGCATCGACGTCACGCTGGTCGGCCCGTTGCCGACCCCGGCGATCGCCCTGCTGACCCGCAGCCTTCGGGCGGATCTCGGGGTCATGATCTCGGCATCGCACAATCCGTTCGAGGATAACGGCATCAAGCTGTTCGGACCGGACGGCTTCAAGCTGTCCGACGACGTGGAGGCCGAGATCGAGGCGCTGATGGCGTCGGACATGTCCAGCCGGCTGGCGAAGCCGGACATGATCGGCCGCGCCTCCCGGCTGACCGACGCGGCCGGGCGCTACGTCGAGAGCGCCAAGGCGAGCTTTCCGCGCGGCCGCCGGCTCGACGGGCTCAGGATCGTGCTGGACTGCGCCAACGGCGCCGCATACCGGGTCGCACCGACGGCGCTGTGGGAACTCGGCGCCGAGGTGATCCGGATCGGCTGCACGCCGGATGGGCTGAACATCAACCACCAGTGCGGCTCGACCAGCCCCCGGGCGCTGAGCACCGCGGTGCTCGAGCATCGCGCCGATCTCGGCATCGCGCTGGACGGCGACGCGGACCGGCTGCTGCTCTGCGACGAGCGCGGCCAGCTGATCGACGGCGACCAGATCCTGGCCCTGATCGCGCGATCCTGGGCGGCGAGCGGCCGGCTCGAAGGCGGCGGCGTGGTGGCGACGGTGATGTCCAACATGGGACTCGAGCGGCTGCTGGTCGGGGATGGACTGAAGCTGGAGCGGACGGCGGTCGGCGATCGCTACGTCGTCGAGCGGATGCGCGAGCTCGGCATGAATGTCGGTGGCGAGCAGTCGGGCCACATGGTGCTGTCCGATTTCGCCACCACCGGCGATGGCCTGATCGGCGCATTGCAGGTGCTGGCGGTGCTGGTCGAGCGCGGCCGGCCCGCCAGCGAGGCGCTGCGCATGTTCACGCCGTTCCCGCAGCTGCTCAGGAACGAGCGTTTCGTCGGTCCGTCGCCGCTGCTGAACCCGGCGGTGCAGGAGGCCAGGCGCTGGGCCGAGGACGAACTCGGTACCACCGGCCGCCTGCTGCTGCGCGAAAGCGGCACCGAGCCGGTGGTCAGGGTGATGGCCGAGGCAGAGGACGAGGCCTTGGTGGCGCGCGTGGTCGCCGGGGTCTGCGACGCGATCAGGCGCGTGTCCGTGGCGGCCTGA
- the thiD gene encoding bifunctional hydroxymethylpyrimidine kinase/phosphomethylpyrimidine kinase — protein MHGRVLIVAGSDSGGGAGIQADIKTVTALGGFAMTAITALTAQNTLGVQGVMRVPPEFLRLQIDCVMDDLGADAFKTGMMDTAEIIETTADCLGRWPGMKLVVDPVMVAKGGQKLLQADGIATLRRCLLPIATVLTPNLPEAEALCGIPIESLDDMHRAARLLLGLGVPAVLLKGGHLPGDTVIDLLATRDGSESFAAPRIPTRHTHGTGCTLASAVAAGLAQGMGLRDAVIRARHYVRSAIETAPGYGAGAGPLNHAVTFCPNP, from the coding sequence ATGCATGGCCGGGTGCTGATCGTCGCCGGGAGCGATTCCGGCGGTGGTGCCGGCATCCAGGCCGACATCAAGACCGTGACCGCGCTGGGCGGTTTCGCGATGACCGCGATCACCGCGCTGACCGCGCAGAACACCCTGGGCGTGCAGGGGGTGATGCGGGTGCCGCCGGAGTTCCTGCGGCTGCAGATCGACTGCGTGATGGACGATCTCGGCGCGGACGCCTTCAAGACCGGGATGATGGACACCGCGGAGATCATCGAGACCACCGCGGACTGCCTGGGCCGGTGGCCCGGGATGAAGCTGGTGGTCGATCCGGTGATGGTCGCCAAGGGCGGCCAGAAGCTGCTGCAGGCGGACGGGATTGCCACCCTCAGGCGCTGCCTGCTGCCGATCGCGACGGTGCTGACGCCGAACCTGCCGGAAGCGGAGGCGTTGTGCGGCATCCCAATCGAGAGCCTCGACGACATGCATCGCGCTGCCAGGTTGCTCCTGGGGCTCGGGGTGCCGGCGGTGCTGCTCAAGGGCGGCCACCTGCCGGGGGACACGGTGATCGACCTGCTGGCAACCCGGGACGGGTCCGAGAGCTTCGCTGCACCCCGGATACCGACCCGCCACACCCATGGTACCGGGTGCACACTCGCCAGCGCGGTCGCCGCCGGCCTCGCGCAGGGAATGGGACTGCGGGATGCGGTGATCCGTGCACGTCACTATGTGAGGTCCGCGATCGAGACAGCACCGGGATACGGCGCCGGCGCGGGCCCGCTCAATCACGCCGTCACGTTCTGCCCGAACCCTTAG
- a CDS encoding aspartyl protease family protein, with amino-acid sequence MPGLRMVCLVLLPLLAAGCAGSGDGSAGCVMREVAELPVLNQAGVPIVRAAINGTPVAFIVDTGARASIIGRTSADALRLPVSFENHHVIIGIGGATFAPDATVDRLSLGDGAARNVTFITAGEFGQQSDGLPVVGLFGGDFLANYDVELDLPAHRIGLYDEQHCGTHFRPWADAFYEQKFSLNNATEIDLDASLDGRAITLQLDSGAQHTVLDLAAGVTGGARSGAMAGDPKSRLIGVDGNPVTGHAHRFGMLSIGPEQFASIRLTVADLPKSLLGSDFLRSHRVWISYPHEMLYIHRAAPGG; translated from the coding sequence ATGCCGGGGCTCCGCATGGTCTGTCTGGTGCTGCTGCCGCTGCTGGCCGCAGGATGCGCGGGCTCCGGGGATGGCTCGGCTGGCTGTGTCATGCGCGAGGTCGCCGAACTGCCGGTGCTGAACCAGGCGGGGGTGCCGATCGTCAGGGCCGCAATCAACGGAACCCCGGTGGCGTTCATCGTGGACACCGGCGCCCGCGCCTCGATCATCGGTCGCACCAGCGCCGACGCGCTCCGGTTGCCGGTCAGCTTCGAGAACCATCACGTCATTATCGGGATCGGCGGTGCGACGTTTGCGCCCGACGCGACGGTCGACCGGCTGTCGCTGGGCGACGGTGCCGCACGCAACGTCACCTTCATCACCGCCGGGGAGTTCGGCCAGCAATCGGATGGGCTGCCGGTCGTCGGGCTGTTCGGTGGTGACTTCCTGGCAAACTACGACGTCGAACTCGACCTGCCGGCGCATCGGATCGGGCTGTATGACGAGCAGCATTGCGGCACCCACTTCCGCCCATGGGCCGATGCGTTCTACGAGCAGAAATTCAGCCTGAACAACGCGACGGAGATCGACCTCGACGCCAGCCTCGATGGCCGCGCGATCACCCTGCAACTGGATAGCGGAGCACAGCACACGGTGCTGGATCTGGCTGCGGGAGTGACCGGCGGCGCCCGGTCGGGAGCCATGGCGGGCGATCCGAAATCGAGGCTGATCGGTGTCGATGGCAACCCGGTTACCGGTCACGCGCATCGCTTCGGCATGCTGTCGATCGGACCAGAGCAATTTGCCTCGATCCGGCTCACCGTGGCCGATCTACCGAAGAGCCTGCTCGGCAGCGACTTCCTGCGGTCACACCGTGTCTGGATCTCCTACCCGCACGAGATGCTCTACATCCATCGTGCCGCACCCGGCGGCTGA
- a CDS encoding carboxymuconolactone decarboxylase family protein, protein MSIDALKARIPDYAKDLKLNLGSLANETVLSPQQLAGTFIVSALASRNATVIVSILAEFGPKLSAEALTAAKSAAAIMGMNNIYYRFVHLAGGDYANLPARLRMNVIGKPGVDKVDFELWSLAVSAINGCGMCIESHEKTVRAHGLTTEQVQAAVRIASVVHAVAVAIESEDAMATQPA, encoded by the coding sequence ATGTCGATCGACGCGCTCAAGGCCCGCATTCCCGACTATGCCAAGGACCTGAAGCTCAATCTCGGCTCGCTGGCAAACGAGACCGTGCTCTCGCCGCAGCAGCTGGCCGGAACGTTCATCGTGTCCGCTCTGGCATCGCGGAACGCGACCGTCATCGTAAGCATCCTGGCCGAGTTCGGCCCGAAGCTCAGTGCCGAGGCGTTGACCGCCGCGAAGTCGGCTGCAGCGATCATGGGCATGAACAACATCTATTACCGCTTCGTGCATCTCGCCGGCGGCGACTACGCAAACCTGCCGGCGCGCCTGCGGATGAACGTCATCGGTAAGCCCGGGGTTGACAAGGTCGATTTCGAGCTCTGGTCGCTTGCGGTATCGGCGATCAACGGCTGCGGCATGTGCATCGAAAGCCACGAGAAGACCGTGCGTGCGCATGGACTGACCACCGAGCAGGTGCAGGCCGCGGTCCGGATCGCCTCGGTGGTGCATGCCGTCGCCGTCGCGATCGAGAGCGAGGATGCCATGGCAACCCAGCCGGCCTAG
- a CDS encoding peroxiredoxin: MLTVGDMFPSFDLAAVKGGAAGLDLKTAFTRITDKTDHGKWKLVFFWPKDFTFVCPTEIVAFGKLNEDFADRDTVVYGVSTDSEFVHMNWRLHHVDLNSLEIPMLADIKRELAGATGVLSREEGVAMRATFLVDPDGIIRYAAVNDLSVGRNPQEVLRVLDALQSDELCACNWSKGEEHLRPAA; this comes from the coding sequence ATGCTGACAGTCGGCGACATGTTCCCGTCCTTCGACCTCGCTGCAGTCAAGGGTGGAGCCGCCGGCCTCGACCTCAAGACCGCCTTCACGCGGATCACCGACAAGACCGACCACGGCAAATGGAAGCTCGTGTTCTTCTGGCCGAAGGATTTCACCTTCGTCTGCCCGACCGAGATCGTGGCGTTCGGCAAGCTGAACGAGGATTTCGCCGACCGCGACACCGTCGTTTACGGCGTCTCGACCGACAGCGAATTCGTCCACATGAACTGGCGCCTGCATCACGTGGACCTCAACAGCCTTGAGATCCCGATGCTGGCGGACATCAAGCGCGAGCTGGCTGGTGCCACCGGCGTGCTGTCGCGCGAGGAAGGCGTGGCGATGCGTGCGACCTTCCTGGTCGATCCGGACGGGATCATCCGCTACGCCGCGGTGAACGACCTGTCGGTCGGCCGCAATCCGCAGGAAGTGCTGCGCGTGCTCGACGCGCTGCAGAGCGATGAGCTGTGCGCCTGCAACTGGAGCAAGGGCGAAGAGCACCTGCGCCCGGCTGCCTGA
- the ykgO gene encoding type B 50S ribosomal protein L36 — protein MKIRNSLKSAKTRDKDCRVVRRHGKVYVINKKNPRMKARQG, from the coding sequence ATGAAGATCAGAAACAGCTTGAAGTCGGCTAAGACGCGCGACAAGGACTGCCGCGTCGTGCGCCGCCACGGCAAGGTGTATGTCATCAACAAGAAGAACCCGCGCATGAAGGCCCGCCAGGGCTGA
- a CDS encoding tetratricopeptide repeat protein: MSMRLAGVLCAVAAACASVPAAGADPSLAAMQKSLLEAPDAARAALIADRLEAARQAALSPTTRLMLHRGQRELAAGELRASLDDLSDAVELQPDQALLWRERAAVRAMQGDQDGAIQDLGGALNRDPGDVAAWSSLSVIEEHHGDAAAAYAAWEHVLRLDPVIGGGASRLDHLRHQMVGDPT, translated from the coding sequence ATGTCCATGCGCCTGGCAGGTGTTCTCTGTGCGGTGGCGGCGGCCTGTGCCTCCGTGCCTGCGGCCGGGGCCGATCCGTCTTTGGCGGCGATGCAGAAATCGTTGCTGGAAGCTCCCGATGCTGCCCGTGCCGCATTGATTGCTGACAGGCTAGAGGCAGCCCGGCAGGCTGCGCTATCTCCGACGACCCGCCTGATGCTTCACCGCGGCCAGCGCGAGCTGGCGGCAGGCGAATTGCGTGCGTCCCTGGACGATCTGAGCGATGCCGTCGAGCTACAGCCCGACCAGGCATTGCTTTGGCGTGAGCGGGCTGCCGTCAGAGCCATGCAGGGTGATCAGGACGGCGCGATCCAGGATCTCGGTGGCGCGCTGAACCGTGACCCGGGTGATGTGGCGGCATGGTCGAGCCTGTCGGTTATCGAGGAACATCACGGCGACGCCGCCGCGGCCTATGCGGCGTGGGAACACGTGCTTCGCCTCGATCCGGTGATCGGCGGCGGCGCCAGCCGGCTCGACCACCTGCGACACCAGATGGTCGGAGACCCCACGTAA
- a CDS encoding peptidoglycan -binding protein has product MRRRGVRNNGLDAWPGYVDALSTLLMVIIFVLLVFVLAQAFLSVALNGRQSALDKLTREMSQLNQLLSMEKGHSHELEFSVASLTAQRNKDLAATTALTAELTGDTAKLATADKLSADSQSQVTLLNQQLAELQKQLAAITQALDISQTGLKDRDIKITDLGNKLNLALADKVEQLKRYRSEFFGRLSQLLANHPGIRVVGDRFVFQSEVLFPPGSAEMSQAGREQMHTLAGTLKQIAAEIPADLPWILRVDGHADRQPISNSAFPTNWELSSARAITVVKLLMADGIKPQNLAATGFSQYQPLDDGTSPEAFARNRRIELRLTDR; this is encoded by the coding sequence ATGAGGCGCCGCGGCGTCCGCAACAACGGGCTGGATGCGTGGCCCGGCTACGTGGACGCGCTGTCCACGCTGCTCATGGTCATCATCTTCGTGCTGCTGGTGTTCGTCCTGGCGCAGGCGTTCCTGTCGGTCGCCCTGAACGGACGGCAAAGCGCGCTCGACAAGCTGACCCGCGAGATGAGCCAGCTCAACCAGTTGCTGTCGATGGAGAAGGGCCACAGCCACGAGCTGGAGTTCTCGGTCGCTTCGCTGACCGCCCAGCGCAACAAGGATCTGGCTGCAACGACGGCGCTGACGGCCGAGCTGACCGGCGACACCGCCAAGCTCGCGACGGCGGACAAGCTTTCGGCCGACAGCCAGTCTCAGGTGACGCTGCTGAACCAGCAGCTGGCCGAGCTCCAGAAGCAGCTGGCGGCGATCACCCAGGCCCTGGACATCTCGCAGACCGGGCTCAAGGACCGCGACATCAAGATCACCGATCTCGGCAACAAGCTCAATCTGGCGCTGGCCGACAAGGTCGAGCAGCTGAAGCGCTACCGCAGCGAATTCTTCGGCCGGCTGTCACAGCTCCTCGCCAATCATCCCGGCATCCGTGTCGTCGGCGACCGATTCGTGTTCCAGAGCGAAGTGCTGTTCCCGCCTGGAAGTGCGGAGATGTCGCAAGCCGGACGCGAGCAGATGCATACGCTGGCCGGCACGCTGAAGCAGATCGCCGCAGAGATTCCGGCCGACCTGCCCTGGATTCTCCGGGTCGATGGTCATGCCGACCGGCAGCCGATCTCCAACAGTGCGTTCCCCACCAACTGGGAGCTCTCGTCGGCGCGGGCGATCACGGTGGTGAAGCTGCTGATGGCCGACGGCATCAAGCCGCAGAACCTGGCGGCGACGGGTTTCTCGCAATATCAGCCGCTTGACGATGGAACCTCGCCCGAGGCGTTTGCTCGCAACCGTCGCATCGAGCTGCGCCTGACCGACCGGTAA
- a CDS encoding flagellar motor protein MotA encodes MTRPTTYVLRMLLFLVFVAGASAFLFPTLAAAFQNNPVLDGLILAVLLLGIIWNLVMVLRLSPEVRWIETLRQPRAGLAPPAPPRLLAPMASMLATRNRADRLVLSTPMTRSLLDSLSSRLDESRELSRYMTGLLIFLGLLGTFWGLLRTVHSIGGVIENLSVGSGDVNQMFNQLKGGLSEPLRGMGTAFSASMFGLAGSLVLGFLDLTAGQAQNRFFNELEEWLAGITRFSSGYAGGGEGEAPIPAYVQALLEQTAENLDGLQTVLARGEDGRQTYNHTMETLSDRLGSLTEMLRANQQLMLRVAESQSAMMPALKRMADQGGMDGGGHDMREPLRAIERLLQRMLSENEQGRSQATNELRNELRVLTRTVAASSGNPATPSFNSPSDPSGRSSR; translated from the coding sequence ATGACCCGCCCCACCACCTACGTCCTGCGCATGCTGCTCTTCCTGGTGTTCGTCGCCGGCGCCTCGGCCTTCCTGTTCCCGACGCTGGCGGCCGCCTTCCAGAACAACCCGGTGCTCGACGGGCTGATCCTGGCGGTGCTGCTGCTCGGCATCATCTGGAACCTGGTGATGGTGCTGCGGCTGTCGCCCGAGGTGCGCTGGATCGAGACGCTGCGCCAGCCGCGCGCCGGCCTGGCACCGCCGGCCCCGCCCCGCCTGCTGGCGCCGATGGCCTCGATGCTGGCGACGCGCAACCGCGCCGACCGGCTGGTGCTGTCGACGCCGATGACCCGCTCGCTGCTCGATAGCCTGTCCTCGCGGCTGGACGAGAGCCGCGAGCTGTCGCGCTACATGACCGGGCTGCTGATATTCCTGGGACTGCTCGGGACGTTCTGGGGCCTGCTGCGGACGGTGCATTCGATCGGCGGGGTGATCGAGAATCTTTCCGTGGGCTCCGGCGACGTGAACCAGATGTTCAACCAGCTCAAGGGCGGCCTGTCCGAGCCGTTGCGCGGCATGGGCACCGCGTTCTCGGCCTCGATGTTCGGTCTCGCCGGTTCGCTGGTGCTCGGCTTCCTCGACCTGACCGCCGGCCAGGCACAGAACCGCTTCTTCAACGAGCTCGAGGAATGGCTCGCCGGCATCACCCGCTTCTCGTCCGGCTACGCCGGCGGCGGCGAGGGCGAGGCACCGATTCCAGCCTACGTGCAGGCACTGCTCGAGCAGACCGCCGAGAATCTGGACGGGCTGCAGACCGTGCTCGCCCGCGGCGAGGATGGCCGCCAGACCTACAACCACACCATGGAAACGCTGTCGGACCGGCTCGGGTCGCTGACCGAGATGCTGCGTGCCAACCAGCAGCTGATGCTGCGCGTGGCGGAGTCGCAGTCGGCGATGATGCCGGCGCTCAAGCGGATGGCCGACCAGGGCGGCATGGACGGCGGCGGTCACGACATGCGCGAGCCGCTGCGCGCGATCGAACGGCTGCTGCAGCGCATGCTCAGCGAGAACGAGCAGGGCCGCAGCCAGGCTACCAACGAGCTGCGCAACGAGCTCCGTGTGCTGACGCGGACCGTTGCGGCCTCCTCGGGCAACCCGGCAACGCCCTCGTTCAATAGCCCCAGCGATCCGTCGGGACGCTCCTCGCGATGA
- a CDS encoding OmpA family protein: protein MRTLPGFPIVATLTLLCAGVVEPAMGQVTTNQGALDALGSGHQAQHATASHHASRPAHAASHATAKPSAHTSHKTAAKPPGAHSPAATIPAGPPPPPVFKAPVINVPLHPPPPPPPVPVVQDAAGAATAIDNGTRITFGGGSADLNPATMQALQTFATRLKADPQSRADLDAYGAGTADDPSTPRRLALSRGLASRAVLINEGIPSTRIYVRVIGQPTGATKSADAAAPSDRVDMRLSQSPGAAPAPAPANAPADAASPAPAAAPAVSGATGQ, encoded by the coding sequence ATGCGCACCCTCCCCGGTTTCCCCATCGTCGCGACCCTGACCTTGCTGTGCGCGGGGGTCGTCGAACCGGCCATGGGCCAGGTGACCACCAACCAGGGCGCGCTGGATGCGCTAGGCTCCGGTCATCAGGCCCAGCATGCCACCGCCTCTCATCATGCCTCCAGGCCGGCGCATGCAGCGTCCCACGCCACCGCGAAGCCGTCCGCCCACACCAGCCACAAGACAGCCGCCAAACCGCCGGGCGCCCATTCCCCGGCGGCGACGATCCCAGCCGGGCCGCCACCGCCGCCGGTGTTCAAGGCGCCGGTTATCAACGTGCCGCTGCACCCGCCACCGCCGCCACCACCGGTCCCGGTCGTGCAGGATGCGGCCGGCGCTGCGACGGCAATCGATAACGGCACCCGGATCACCTTCGGTGGCGGCAGCGCCGACCTGAACCCCGCCACCATGCAGGCGCTGCAGACCTTCGCGACGCGGCTCAAGGCCGATCCGCAGTCGCGCGCCGATCTCGACGCCTACGGCGCCGGCACCGCCGACGATCCGTCGACACCGCGTCGGCTGGCCCTGTCGCGTGGGCTGGCATCACGCGCCGTGCTGATCAACGAGGGCATCCCGTCGACGCGGATCTACGTGCGCGTCATCGGCCAGCCGACCGGCGCCACCAAATCCGCAGACGCTGCCGCCCCGTCCGACCGGGTCGACATGCGCCTCTCGCAGTCGCCCGGAGCGGCGCCCGCTCCTGCACCCGCAAACGCGCCGGCCGACGCCGCCTCTCCGGCTCCTGCCGCCGCTCCCGCCGTATCCGGAGCCACGGGCCAATGA
- a CDS encoding inositol monophosphatase family protein, whose product MALRLSPVMTVMQNAAQKAARRLLRDFNEVEQLQVSIKGPGDFVSQADLRAEATIREELLRARPGYAFLMEESGESGSENWTWRWVVDPLDGTTNFLHGIPHWAISIGLQKRTPDGNVELAAALVYNPAGNEMFWAEKGAGAYLNERRLRVSARRDMLDALFATGIPFAAGPAQRRLPFARTLGALMPQVSGIRRFGSAALDLSWVAAGRYDGFWELGLKPWDCAAGILIVREAGGFVTDPQNNEVQAMGSECNIVAGNTYLHPKLREIVLNGMSANPPPPPLAPSSPVTELDADAVEAHPS is encoded by the coding sequence GTGGCCCTGCGTCTTTCTCCTGTCATGACGGTGATGCAGAACGCGGCGCAGAAGGCGGCGCGCCGGCTGTTGCGCGATTTCAACGAGGTGGAGCAGCTTCAGGTCAGCATCAAGGGTCCGGGCGACTTCGTCAGCCAGGCCGACCTGCGCGCCGAAGCGACGATCCGCGAGGAGCTGCTTCGGGCCCGTCCCGGCTACGCGTTCCTGATGGAGGAAAGCGGCGAGTCCGGCTCCGAGAACTGGACTTGGCGCTGGGTCGTCGATCCGCTCGACGGCACGACCAACTTCCTGCACGGCATCCCGCACTGGGCGATCAGCATCGGGCTGCAGAAGCGGACGCCCGACGGCAACGTCGAGCTTGCGGCAGCACTGGTCTACAACCCGGCCGGCAACGAGATGTTCTGGGCCGAGAAGGGTGCGGGTGCCTACCTGAACGAGCGACGCCTGCGCGTCTCGGCACGACGCGACATGCTGGATGCGTTGTTCGCCACCGGCATCCCGTTCGCCGCGGGTCCGGCACAGCGCCGCCTGCCGTTCGCGCGCACCCTCGGGGCGCTGATGCCGCAGGTCTCCGGCATCCGTCGTTTCGGGTCGGCGGCGCTCGATCTCTCCTGGGTCGCGGCCGGCCGCTATGACGGCTTCTGGGAACTCGGCCTGAAGCCATGGGATTGCGCCGCCGGCATCCTGATCGTCCGCGAGGCGGGCGGCTTCGTGACCGATCCCCAGAACAACGAAGTCCAGGCGATGGGCAGCGAGTGCAACATCGTGGCGGGAAATACCTACCTGCACCCCAAGCTGCGCGAGATCGTACTCAACGGGATGTCGGCCAACCCGCCGCCGCCGCCGTTGGCGCCGTCGTCACCGGTGACCGAGCTCGATGCGGATGCGGTCGAAGCCCACCCGAGCTAG
- the efp gene encoding elongation factor P, whose protein sequence is MKQQANLIRAGQVIEHDGRRWTILKQQIITPGKGGAFIQVEMRDLKTGNKTNERWRTADTVERLMTEDKEFTYSYTDGDNLVLMDPETFEQVMIPTAILGEGVAFLQDNMVVNVKLVEGDPVGMDLPPHVTLEIIEADPVVKGQTASSSYKPAKLSNGVKTMVPPFIEAGERIVVRTEDASYVERAKS, encoded by the coding sequence ATGAAGCAGCAGGCCAACCTGATCCGTGCCGGCCAGGTGATCGAGCATGACGGCCGCCGCTGGACGATTCTGAAGCAGCAGATCATCACCCCCGGCAAGGGCGGCGCCTTCATCCAGGTCGAGATGCGCGACCTGAAAACCGGCAACAAGACCAACGAGCGCTGGCGGACCGCCGATACCGTCGAGCGGCTGATGACCGAGGACAAGGAGTTCACGTACTCCTATACCGACGGTGACAACCTGGTGCTGATGGACCCCGAGACCTTCGAGCAGGTGATGATCCCGACCGCCATCCTGGGCGAGGGCGTGGCCTTCCTGCAGGACAACATGGTGGTCAACGTCAAGCTGGTCGAAGGCGATCCGGTCGGCATGGATCTGCCGCCGCACGTGACCCTGGAAATTATCGAGGCGGATCCGGTCGTGAAGGGCCAGACTGCCAGTTCCTCCTACAAGCCGGCCAAGCTCTCGAACGGCGTCAAGACCATGGTGCCGCCGTTCATCGAGGCCGGTGAACGAATCGTCGTGCGCACCGAAGATGCCAGCTACGTCGAGCGCGCCAAAAGCTGA
- a CDS encoding lysine-2,3-aminomutase-like protein: protein MDGCNHQPAPGAIRSVDALIDAGLAVAGDRSALDAVAARYATAIPVAFRALIDHPDDPIGLQVIPHPAELDTAAHELADPIGDDAFSPVPGIVHRYADRALLKPLLICPLYCRFCFRREHVGPDGGLLDDAALARALDWLGAHPAIGEVILTGGDPLMLSPRRLGHIVTGLDAIPHVHTIRLHTRVPVADPARITDALLDTLETEKAMWLVVHANHATELTAAARTALRRIQARAIPVLGQSVLLRGVNDSSEALEALFRAMVGARVKPYYLHQLDPAPGTARFHVPIAEGRRLMASLRGRVTGLAWPTYVLDIPGGHGKVPIGPDYLDPAAGTVRDPDGIPHVLAAGNL from the coding sequence ATGGACGGGTGCAACCATCAGCCGGCGCCGGGCGCGATCCGCAGCGTCGATGCGCTGATCGACGCAGGCCTTGCCGTGGCCGGCGACCGTTCCGCGCTGGATGCCGTGGCAGCCCGCTACGCGACCGCGATCCCGGTCGCGTTCCGTGCGCTGATCGATCATCCGGACGACCCGATCGGCCTGCAGGTGATCCCGCACCCGGCCGAGCTCGACACCGCCGCGCACGAGCTGGCCGATCCGATCGGCGACGATGCGTTCTCGCCGGTGCCCGGCATCGTGCATCGCTATGCCGACCGGGCGCTGCTCAAGCCGCTGCTGATCTGTCCGCTCTACTGCCGCTTCTGCTTCCGCCGCGAACATGTCGGTCCGGATGGCGGGCTGCTCGATGACGCCGCCCTCGCCCGCGCGCTCGACTGGCTCGGCGCCCATCCGGCGATCGGCGAAGTGATCCTGACCGGCGGTGACCCGCTGATGCTGTCCCCACGCCGCCTCGGCCACATCGTTACTGGGCTGGATGCGATACCGCATGTGCACACCATCCGCCTCCACACCCGCGTGCCGGTCGCCGATCCCGCCCGGATCACCGACGCGCTGCTCGACACGCTGGAGACGGAGAAGGCGATGTGGCTGGTGGTGCACGCGAACCATGCCACCGAGCTGACCGCGGCGGCGCGCACGGCGCTCCGGCGCATCCAGGCGCGGGCCATTCCGGTGCTGGGCCAGTCGGTGCTGCTGCGTGGTGTCAACGACAGCAGCGAGGCACTGGAAGCGTTGTTCCGGGCAATGGTCGGGGCGCGGGTGAAACCCTACTACCTCCACCAGCTCGACCCGGCCCCCGGCACGGCGCGGTTCCATGTGCCGATCGCGGAAGGAAGGCGGCTCATGGCGTCGCTACGCGGCCGGGTGACCGGCCTCGCCTGGCCGACCTACGTGCTCGATATCCCCGGCGGCCACGGCAAGGTGCCGATCGGACCGGACTACCTCGATCCGGCGGCAGGCACGGTACGCGATCCGGACGGGATACCGCACGTTCTTGCCGCTGGGAACCTATAG